The Bacteroidota bacterium genome includes a window with the following:
- a CDS encoding molybdopterin-dependent oxidoreductase, with translation MKRRDFIKIASISGGGLILATFLPASLVRGENGIFGDDPKGIFQPGPFLQINSNGEVTIIVAKSEMGQGVYTSLPMIVAEELEVDWETVNIVQADAGFDYGNQTTGGSTSIRQGYEPLRKAGATARIMLISAAAILMKEKIEDLYAEKGFVISKKTGAKLSYGELASEASKLPVPADVPLKDPKDFKIIGKSTPRKDTPPKLYGEAIYGIDVRLPGMIYATVKRPDAYKLKLKAFDKSSISSLPGIYDAFEISTGVAITGKSTWQVFKGAEKLKAEWLPSDTLKFNTSDLREEAKKKLAEPGGVIKQEGDPDTILKGNNGTITADYEVPFLSHSPMEPMNATAHFINGKCEVWAPTQNPQRLRKDVASTLGIDEKEVTVHVTFLGGGFGRRLVNDFGVEAAEITKKTGKPVKLTWTREDDTKQGVYRPYGLYRFTGTVEKNAPVFTLNIVGQSIRAQWSKDTLKPEQFDIAEGAKDLPYGIKNYKITGTLLQTPLTSSPWRAVYHSQVPFAVESFIDELAHSKNIDPFIFRRDLMPAGSRERAVLELAAEKAGWGKQKGMGIAFFQGYDSYCAQVATVSVTNNNVKIRKFVVAIDCGLAINPESVKAQTEGAVIFALSAAMKGKITVKNGAVEQSNYDDYGIISYDEAPEIEVHIVQNTFKVGGVGEVGIGACPAALSNAIFAATGKRIRTLPVLDNL, from the coding sequence ATGAAAAGGCGTGACTTTATAAAAATTGCGAGTATTTCAGGTGGTGGATTGATACTCGCAACATTTCTTCCCGCCTCCCTGGTCAGGGGTGAAAACGGAATTTTTGGTGACGATCCGAAAGGGATATTTCAGCCGGGTCCGTTTTTACAGATCAACTCCAACGGTGAGGTCACTATTATCGTGGCAAAGTCGGAAATGGGTCAGGGGGTATATACTTCACTCCCGATGATTGTGGCTGAAGAACTTGAAGTTGACTGGGAAACCGTAAATATTGTGCAGGCGGATGCCGGATTTGATTATGGAAATCAAACAACCGGCGGAAGCACGAGCATCAGGCAGGGTTATGAACCGTTAAGAAAAGCCGGTGCAACAGCCAGGATTATGCTGATCTCTGCAGCAGCAATTCTGATGAAAGAGAAAATTGAAGATCTCTATGCAGAAAAGGGATTTGTAATCAGCAAAAAAACAGGTGCAAAACTCTCTTATGGCGAACTTGCATCAGAAGCATCCAAACTTCCCGTTCCGGCAGATGTGCCGCTTAAAGATCCGAAAGACTTTAAGATTATCGGGAAAAGCACTCCAAGAAAAGACACGCCACCTAAATTGTACGGTGAGGCAATTTACGGAATTGATGTCCGTCTTCCGGGAATGATCTATGCCACTGTAAAGCGACCTGATGCCTACAAACTGAAACTCAAGGCTTTTGATAAATCCTCGATTTCATCGCTTCCGGGAATATATGACGCATTTGAAATCTCAACGGGTGTTGCCATAACAGGAAAATCGACCTGGCAGGTCTTTAAAGGAGCAGAAAAGCTAAAAGCTGAATGGCTACCCTCGGATACGCTAAAATTCAACACCAGTGATCTGCGCGAGGAAGCAAAAAAGAAACTCGCTGAGCCGGGTGGAGTAATAAAACAGGAAGGTGACCCTGACACAATCTTGAAGGGGAATAACGGAACAATTACTGCCGATTATGAAGTGCCGTTTCTCTCTCACTCACCGATGGAACCGATGAACGCCACTGCACACTTCATCAACGGAAAATGTGAAGTGTGGGCTCCAACTCAAAATCCGCAACGGCTCAGAAAAGATGTCGCCAGCACTCTCGGAATCGATGAAAAGGAGGTTACGGTACATGTGACTTTCCTCGGCGGAGGATTTGGAAGAAGGCTCGTGAACGACTTTGGTGTCGAAGCTGCTGAAATTACAAAAAAAACGGGTAAACCGGTAAAACTTACCTGGACAAGAGAAGATGATACAAAACAGGGAGTTTACCGCCCGTACGGTTTGTACAGATTTACAGGTACAGTAGAAAAAAACGCTCCTGTATTCACTCTCAACATTGTCGGGCAATCCATTCGTGCACAATGGAGCAAGGACACCCTGAAGCCGGAGCAGTTTGATATTGCTGAAGGTGCAAAGGACCTTCCCTATGGTATCAAAAATTATAAAATTACGGGTACTCTTCTTCAGACACCACTAACATCAAGTCCATGGAGAGCGGTCTACCATTCTCAGGTGCCATTTGCGGTCGAGTCATTCATCGATGAACTGGCGCATTCGAAAAATATCGATCCCTTCATCTTTAGAAGAGACCTGATGCCTGCAGGCAGCAGAGAGAGGGCAGTTCTCGAACTTGCAGCAGAAAAGGCAGGTTGGGGTAAGCAGAAAGGGATGGGAATTGCATTCTTCCAGGGATATGACAGTTATTGTGCTCAGGTCGCAACAGTTTCGGTTACGAACAACAATGTCAAAATTCGAAAGTTTGTTGTCGCTATCGACTGCGGACTGGCTATAAATCCTGAATCTGTAAAAGCACAAACTGAAGGAGCGGTAATCTTTGCGCTATCGGCTGCCATGAAAGGGAAGATCACTGTTAAAAATGGAGCTGTGGAGCAGTCTAATTACGATGACTATGGCATCATTTCATACGATGAGGCTCCTGAAATCGAAGTTCACATCGTGCAAAATACTTTCAAAGTGGGTGGAGTGGGTGAGGTTGGTATCGGTGCGTGTCCCGCTGCTCTGAGTAATGCAATATTTGCTGCTACAGGCAAAAGAATCAGGACACTCCCTGTTTTGGACAATTTGTAA
- a CDS encoding (2Fe-2S)-binding protein has translation MPEFKLKLNGSEVSVDVDASTPLLWVLRDELGLTGTKYSCGKGICGTCTVLLEGEIEKSCSIPVSQVGDRKIVTIEGFAKDKSHPIFKKWIEKEVSQCGYCQPGQILTVASLLNRKSKPTPQEMEIALTGVLCRCGTYPRIKIAVDELMKERG, from the coding sequence ATGCCTGAATTCAAACTTAAACTTAACGGTAGTGAAGTATCAGTTGATGTTGATGCCTCGACACCCTTGCTTTGGGTGTTAAGAGATGAACTTGGACTGACCGGAACCAAATACTCGTGCGGAAAGGGCATTTGTGGCACATGCACGGTATTGCTTGAAGGAGAAATTGAAAAGTCGTGTTCCATTCCTGTCTCACAGGTTGGAGACAGAAAGATAGTAACCATCGAGGGATTTGCGAAAGACAAATCACACCCGATCTTCAAAAAATGGATTGAAAAAGAAGTCTCCCAATGCGGTTATTGTCAACCGGGACAGATTCTTACAGTCGCTTCACTTCTAAACCGCAAATCCAAACCAACACCTCAGGAAATGGAAATTGCCCTGACAGGCGTACTCTGCAGGTGCGGAACCTACCCGAGAATCAAAATTGCTGTTGATGAATTGATGAAAGAGAGAGGCTGA
- a CDS encoding EamA family transporter, with translation MHWFIWALASAVLSSVAAITQKKALKGINALEFSFHLSWVNLIFCIPFLFFIDFTMITGEQTWVMFIKTFLQAFAFWCVMLSLKSLEISSALPLLAMTPATVAIFAFIFIGETLTIKEILGLSMVLLGSYFLEMKTIKGAVEPFRIFFTTKKYIYVAAALAFFTVSTILDKYLLKDHKMETSTFMVMQHIFFLFDFTLLMLFTRSGFTLPKGELLKPLFLLIVATAAITIGYRYTQIVAFTIAPVALVIAVKRFSVFFASVAGGKIFNEGDLLRKGFAAFVIVAGTVLMIFKN, from the coding sequence ATGCACTGGTTTATTTGGGCTCTGGCTTCCGCCGTTCTTTCAAGTGTTGCGGCAATTACACAGAAGAAAGCATTAAAGGGGATAAATGCACTTGAGTTTTCATTTCATCTTTCCTGGGTAAATCTGATTTTTTGTATCCCTTTTCTGTTTTTCATCGATTTTACGATGATTACCGGCGAACAAACATGGGTGATGTTTATCAAAACATTCCTTCAGGCATTTGCTTTCTGGTGTGTTATGCTCAGTCTGAAGAGTCTCGAGATCAGCTCCGCACTTCCCCTCCTGGCGATGACTCCTGCAACCGTTGCAATCTTTGCTTTTATTTTCATCGGTGAAACATTGACAATAAAAGAGATTCTGGGACTTTCCATGGTTCTCCTGGGTTCTTATTTTCTCGAGATGAAGACTATAAAGGGGGCGGTGGAGCCATTCAGGATATTCTTTACAACAAAGAAATATATTTATGTGGCAGCAGCGCTTGCATTTTTTACTGTGTCAACGATTCTTGACAAATACCTGTTAAAAGACCACAAGATGGAGACCTCCACCTTCATGGTGATGCAACACATCTTTTTCCTTTTCGATTTTACTTTGTTGATGCTCTTTACCCGGTCCGGTTTCACCCTGCCCAAAGGCGAGCTGTTGAAACCCCTCTTTCTTCTTATCGTTGCGACGGCTGCCATAACAATCGGTTACCGATATACCCAGATCGTTGCCTTCACTATCGCCCCCGTTGCTTTGGTAATAGCAGTTAAGAGATTTTCAGTCTTCTTTGCAAGTGTTGCCGGCGGAAAAATATTCAACGAAGGCGATTTACTCAGAAAGGGATTTGCCGCTTTTGTAATTGTGGCAGGCACCGTTCTGATGATCTTCAAAAATTGA
- a CDS encoding peptidoglycan DD-metalloendopeptidase family protein, translated as MKKSILFLLILVSVTTAQSFRFKRPVKDNIQTNGSYLYGEPRYGNNALAHLGIDIAARYDTVFAAADGVITFVGYNPSDTVGGYEPGGGGNYITHRAMWNNKTVYMLYMHLQRPLITSGATVAQGDPIAISGNTGNSTGPHLHFEIRMNTATYATPGSRRNAELWAGMTGTGAIYGRVPNAPNSTRVDISPDPKPRPPYTTYGYSLTYNFGDPYVGSDDIYNENYGIGDVKPGTYTITALGGAYSRVVTVAAGQVVSADPPSDIRDEIVLPNELALSQNFPNPFNPETVINFTLIEQSVVKGTVYDVMGREIVTLINSELPAGNHSITFEATNLPSGIYLLRLIAGKNQSIIKMTLSK; from the coding sequence ATGAAAAAGTCGATTTTGTTTTTATTGATCCTTGTTTCCGTGACAACTGCCCAGTCTTTTAGATTTAAAAGACCGGTAAAGGATAATATTCAAACCAACGGCTCATACCTTTATGGCGAGCCGAGGTATGGGAATAATGCGCTTGCACACCTTGGTATCGATATTGCAGCAAGATATGATACCGTCTTCGCTGCAGCAGATGGAGTAATAACCTTTGTCGGGTATAACCCCTCTGATACAGTCGGTGGCTATGAACCAGGTGGTGGAGGGAACTACATTACCCACCGCGCGATGTGGAACAATAAAACCGTATACATGCTCTATATGCATCTTCAAAGACCACTGATAACTTCGGGAGCAACGGTTGCACAGGGTGATCCGATTGCAATTTCAGGAAATACAGGTAATTCCACCGGACCCCACCTCCACTTCGAAATTAGAATGAATACCGCCACCTACGCTACCCCCGGTTCAAGAAGAAACGCCGAACTGTGGGCGGGAATGACCGGAACGGGCGCAATTTATGGTCGGGTACCAAATGCTCCGAACAGCACCCGTGTCGATATTTCTCCCGACCCAAAGCCGAGACCTCCTTACACGACTTACGGATACTCTCTTACCTACAACTTTGGAGACCCCTATGTGGGAAGCGATGATATTTACAATGAGAATTATGGAATTGGTGATGTGAAGCCTGGAACTTACACTATTACCGCTCTCGGAGGAGCTTACTCCCGGGTCGTAACAGTCGCTGCAGGCCAGGTCGTAAGTGCAGATCCACCTTCAGATATTAGAGATGAGATTGTGTTGCCTAATGAGCTTGCTTTGTCACAAAATTTTCCAAATCCGTTTAATCCTGAAACGGTTATCAACTTCACTCTAATTGAACAGTCTGTAGTTAAAGGAACTGTATATGATGTAATGGGAAGAGAAATTGTAACTCTTATTAATTCAGAATTGCCGGCGGGGAACCACTCCATCACATTCGAAGCAACAAATCTTCCTTCGGGTATCTACCTATTGAGGCTTATTGCTGGAAAGAATCAAAGTATAATAAAGATGACTTTGAGTAAATGA
- a CDS encoding T9SS type A sorting domain-containing protein codes for MKIIFLLATLYCLTISVSAINTNPGNATGDHKISPKSNDNTIVAYYPFNGNLNDVSGYDNHGVASGGAYLTADRFGNPNSAFAFNGIDGQIEIANSPSLASPVNGIAICGWIYINSWDNGFAPFLCKSVSADGPQYEILLNQTFIGFYTSNATINSTISYQFQLQRWYFIAVSWNGSVINTYVNNELIGSVATSGSLIPNNNSLTMGVNTPGVIEHLNGSIDDIRIFNRSINASEINSYFNEGLVTLVSPGNGTEPGYTISTLTPTCLWFSVRNATLYSLHLYKKIGNRYEFIYGNDNIPNTSFPIPSGLINNGSTYFWIVRAKIANNWIPFSQPNYFSTNIVAVTPTIFLSSSMINVGERVSISGIKFSINSGVQVRINSNNGSNLFLNVPTNSLGEFANPVLISEPGSYSVYCKDMLTGNFSNHKSFIASAPSNNSYFTLLSPEPVSQANTNDQILVKWNDKLDLEIPANDNPPGGNQRAYSYDIEKALSINGPWQVISSISGFDDKFKSVTLSKVVNIPNEGSCFLRVVDGLIPNRQTENAQLQISAATSVNFKVEYLWDYSYPRPSEPPIGVVADGTGRFYIKVSNPTTTIERVTFTLSDQNSNTETRILGKLKEATNISSYSDEANSADQITANGNEHPPNSFYCWYVAPDDFLDGTISENTQERKVNIHIEVEYSNGQIEQTTKPVIVQRPQLVLVYGLNGTTSTWNSFVKEPNLRKFTIHKLEIDNKGSFDLNAQNILFNADPNYSLPAYIKQYRMHHKIATNQVYYVGHSMGGSILRYAETIFPYNFSDRQNYRKGFVNKFISLDTPHKGSPLANMLVNFKPPASLIEVSLALLLKDFYNWSFSDGLKVHPAFEDLRVNQHSFNQTIYKSHVFVGDFIPGPETFSQLAANAIWDSQFYKTLIDLLRLFFLDVKKPYDLLKRWDSHFSAVPAQDPIPNSFANSDIIVLVNSQLSGLSLTSDNVTYGPYYVHSSLFGSYAVVDVSAEKVSSLLDMSIYSNKWGPIPATTRTISDFRIAPSHVNIVADSSGIEIFQPELNSTLFIDSTFNLLFELEDTVNLKKIEIRYQDQLVEDTIPQFNYNFELGVSNNRLDTQKVYIFAYYFMGDSIKIVNKSVPVVVKSNDIPFDLESEDKFVYLVASQDYYLDMNLYFPNFISKVGTSGTKLKVTFENPSIFVYDDAEKKLSAMADGDTYIIVHYDNLADTIYFKIRGEEIVPVELTSFTGIQSGDKISLKWETQTETNNRGFEIERKAQNGKDFTKIGFIDGNGTTTKPRSYSFIDSPMEDDLYFYRVKQIDYDGSFTYTPTIQVDFHGVPENFALFQNFPNPFNPVTKIRYSIPNTSTVNIRIYNSLGEMVRQIVNEIQEANNYEIEFDGSGFASGVYFYSLEAYALEGGLRFQNTKKMIVLK; via the coding sequence ATGAAAATAATATTTCTACTCGCAACACTCTATTGTCTGACTATTAGTGTCAGTGCGATAAATACCAACCCAGGCAATGCTACCGGCGATCACAAAATCTCTCCTAAATCTAATGACAATACAATAGTAGCATATTACCCATTTAATGGAAACCTGAATGATGTGAGTGGGTATGACAACCATGGTGTCGCCAGTGGAGGTGCCTATCTTACAGCCGACAGATTTGGCAATCCAAACTCTGCATTCGCATTCAACGGAATTGATGGTCAAATTGAAATCGCAAATTCTCCATCCTTGGCTTCACCCGTAAATGGAATTGCAATTTGTGGTTGGATATACATCAATTCTTGGGACAATGGATTTGCTCCATTTTTATGCAAATCCGTATCAGCGGATGGTCCTCAGTATGAAATTCTCTTGAACCAAACTTTTATCGGGTTTTATACCTCAAACGCAACTATAAACTCAACAATTTCTTATCAATTCCAACTTCAACGATGGTATTTTATTGCCGTTTCCTGGAATGGTTCTGTAATCAACACTTATGTAAATAATGAACTTATAGGCTCAGTGGCCACTTCCGGGTCACTAATACCGAATAATAATAGTCTCACTATGGGAGTTAATACACCCGGGGTTATCGAACATTTAAATGGATCGATCGATGATATAAGAATTTTTAACAGATCGATTAATGCTTCAGAGATTAATTCATATTTCAATGAGGGGTTGGTGACTTTGGTATCACCTGGAAATGGTACAGAACCCGGATATACAATATCAACTTTAACTCCTACTTGTTTGTGGTTTAGTGTCAGAAATGCAACACTTTACAGTTTGCACTTGTATAAAAAAATTGGCAACAGGTATGAATTTATTTATGGAAATGATAACATCCCAAATACCAGCTTTCCGATACCGTCAGGGTTGATCAATAATGGTTCCACTTACTTCTGGATCGTTCGTGCAAAAATTGCAAATAATTGGATTCCTTTTTCACAACCAAATTATTTCTCGACAAATATCGTGGCGGTAACCCCGACAATTTTTCTTTCTTCGTCAATGATTAATGTTGGTGAAAGAGTTTCGATCTCAGGGATAAAATTTTCAATAAACAGTGGAGTTCAAGTCCGAATAAATTCAAATAATGGATCTAATTTATTTTTGAATGTACCAACAAATTCTTTAGGTGAATTTGCCAATCCAGTTCTGATTTCTGAACCGGGTAGTTATTCCGTTTATTGCAAAGATATGCTTACAGGAAATTTTTCGAACCACAAATCGTTTATTGCTTCAGCTCCATCAAACAATTCGTATTTTACTCTTCTTAGTCCTGAGCCTGTCTCTCAGGCAAACACAAACGATCAGATTTTAGTGAAGTGGAATGACAAACTTGATCTGGAAATTCCTGCAAATGACAACCCACCCGGCGGTAATCAAAGAGCGTATTCATACGATATCGAGAAAGCCTTAAGTATAAACGGACCTTGGCAGGTTATTTCATCTATTTCCGGATTTGATGATAAATTTAAAAGTGTGACTTTAAGTAAAGTAGTCAATATCCCAAACGAAGGAAGTTGTTTTCTAAGAGTTGTAGATGGTTTGATCCCAAACCGTCAGACTGAAAATGCCCAGTTACAAATTAGCGCAGCAACCTCTGTAAATTTTAAAGTCGAATATCTTTGGGATTATTCTTATCCTCGGCCAAGCGAACCCCCAATTGGAGTTGTTGCTGATGGAACAGGCAGATTTTATATAAAAGTTTCAAACCCTACAACAACAATTGAAAGAGTGACTTTCACACTTAGTGATCAGAACTCAAACACCGAAACAAGAATACTGGGGAAACTAAAAGAAGCAACGAATATATCAAGTTACAGCGATGAGGCAAATTCTGCCGATCAAATAACTGCAAATGGTAATGAGCATCCACCCAATTCATTCTATTGTTGGTATGTGGCACCTGACGATTTCTTGGATGGGACAATTTCTGAAAATACTCAGGAAAGAAAAGTTAACATTCATATCGAAGTAGAATATTCAAACGGACAAATAGAGCAAACAACAAAACCAGTTATTGTTCAGCGCCCACAACTGGTGCTAGTTTATGGATTGAATGGCACAACTTCTACATGGAATAGTTTTGTCAAAGAACCAAATTTAAGAAAGTTCACCATTCATAAACTTGAGATCGATAATAAAGGAAGTTTTGACCTTAATGCACAAAATATTTTATTCAATGCTGATCCAAACTACTCACTTCCCGCTTATATTAAGCAGTACAGAATGCATCATAAAATAGCAACTAATCAGGTTTATTATGTTGGACATAGCATGGGGGGCAGTATTTTACGATACGCAGAAACAATATTTCCCTACAATTTCTCTGACAGACAGAACTATAGGAAAGGTTTTGTTAATAAATTTATTTCATTAGATACCCCGCATAAAGGTTCACCCTTAGCTAACATGTTAGTTAACTTTAAACCTCCTGCCTCATTGATTGAGGTTTCACTTGCTCTTCTACTAAAAGATTTTTATAATTGGAGTTTTAGTGATGGTTTGAAGGTTCACCCTGCATTTGAGGATTTAAGAGTAAATCAGCACTCCTTCAATCAAACCATATATAAATCACATGTTTTTGTAGGCGATTTTATCCCGGGGCCCGAAACATTTTCACAATTGGCAGCAAATGCAATATGGGATAGTCAATTTTATAAGACATTAATTGATTTATTGAGATTATTCTTTCTGGATGTAAAAAAACCTTACGATTTACTTAAAAGATGGGATTCGCATTTTTCGGCGGTTCCTGCACAAGACCCAATTCCCAATTCCTTTGCGAACTCAGATATCATTGTTTTGGTTAACAGTCAGCTCTCAGGACTCTCCCTTACCTCGGATAATGTCACATATGGACCTTACTATGTACACTCATCTTTGTTTGGTTCATATGCAGTTGTAGATGTTTCTGCTGAAAAAGTAAGCAGTCTATTAGACATGTCCATTTATTCAAATAAGTGGGGTCCAATTCCTGCTACAACTCGTACTATTTCTGATTTTAGAATCGCACCATCTCATGTAAATATCGTTGCAGATAGTTCAGGTATTGAGATATTTCAACCTGAACTCAACAGTACATTATTTATTGATAGCACATTCAATTTGCTATTTGAATTGGAAGATACTGTAAATCTAAAGAAAATTGAAATTAGATACCAAGACCAGTTGGTTGAAGACACTATCCCCCAATTTAACTATAATTTTGAACTCGGAGTGAGCAATAATCGGCTTGACACCCAAAAAGTTTACATATTTGCTTATTATTTTATGGGTGATTCAATAAAAATTGTAAACAAATCAGTCCCTGTTGTGGTAAAATCAAACGATATCCCTTTCGATCTTGAGTCAGAAGATAAATTTGTTTATCTGGTTGCATCACAAGATTATTATCTTGATATGAATTTGTATTTCCCGAATTTTATAAGTAAGGTCGGGACTTCTGGTACCAAGTTAAAGGTAACATTTGAGAATCCGTCAATATTTGTTTATGATGATGCAGAAAAAAAACTTTCAGCAATGGCCGATGGTGACACCTATATCATAGTGCATTATGATAATTTAGCTGACACAATTTATTTCAAAATAAGGGGGGAGGAGATTGTGCCAGTTGAATTGACATCTTTTACAGGAATCCAGAGTGGAGATAAAATTTCATTGAAATGGGAAACTCAAACAGAGACAAATAATCGAGGTTTTGAAATTGAGAGGAAAGCCCAAAATGGGAAAGATTTTACCAAGATAGGTTTTATTGACGGGAATGGAACTACCACCAAACCGAGAAGTTACAGTTTTATCGATTCTCCAATGGAAGACGATCTGTATTTCTATCGGGTAAAGCAGATTGATTATGATGGATCATTTACTTATACACCAACCATACAAGTTGACTTTCATGGTGTTCCTGAGAATTTTGCTTTATTTCAAAATTTTCCCAATCCGTTTAATCCAGTAACAAAGATCAGGTATTCCATCCCAAATACAAGCACGGTAAATATTCGGATTTATAACTCTTTAGGTGAAATGGTCAGGCAAATTGTTAATGAAATACAGGAAGCAAATAATTATGAAATCGAATTTGATGGATCAGGATTTGCAAGTGGAGTTTATTTCTATTCACTTGAGGCATATGCACTTGAAGGTGGGCTGAGATTTCAGAATACGAAAAAAATGATAGTATTAAAATAA
- a CDS encoding FAD-binding oxidoreductase produces MFTKVKFNSHKEEIQEWLHDASNFKGDCDTVFFPKDHHELNSLLKKSHADKIKVTISGSRTGLTGGCVPQGGILISTVGMNTIWKFNRVKMIVTCDPGVLLSDLQAYLKERGFFFPADPTETFCTVGGIVANNSSGARSFKYGPTRNYVAGVYLMLPDGDTIRMRRGDITDKRGVFAAKTLEGKVLNIRPPRLKVPAVKNAAGYYSKEGADLLDLITGSEGTLGVITRIKLNALPIPEKLLSCVAFFKNIDDALQFVSESRAEGRGINGDPEIDPVTNTCGSLSALEFFDANALLFLKNDYPNIPENMEAGVWFEVETTENTHDEVTAYWLNKLEKYHSSPEDAWYAADDQDAAKIKEFRHAISYKVNEYITQNGFYKLGTDTAVPVAEFDEYYKYSVNLVKENGLDYVAYGHFGDCHLHLNMLPKNEEEFAKGKEIYLQLCKKAVESGGTVSAEHGIGKLKKEYLKLMYGESGIAEMKRVKRYFDPSNTLNIGNLFD; encoded by the coding sequence ATGTTTACTAAAGTAAAATTCAATTCGCACAAAGAAGAGATACAGGAATGGTTGCATGACGCCTCAAATTTCAAGGGTGACTGCGACACTGTCTTCTTTCCAAAAGACCACCACGAACTTAATTCACTCCTCAAAAAATCCCATGCTGACAAAATAAAAGTAACAATTTCCGGAAGCCGAACAGGACTTACAGGCGGGTGCGTTCCTCAGGGGGGAATTCTGATTTCAACTGTGGGAATGAATACGATCTGGAAATTCAACAGAGTAAAAATGATTGTGACCTGTGATCCCGGAGTTCTGCTCAGTGATCTGCAGGCTTACCTGAAAGAGCGAGGTTTCTTTTTTCCTGCGGATCCTACTGAAACATTTTGCACAGTCGGGGGAATTGTCGCCAATAATTCCTCCGGTGCCCGTTCGTTCAAATATGGTCCAACAAGAAATTATGTTGCGGGAGTGTATTTGATGCTTCCGGATGGAGATACGATCAGGATGCGAAGAGGAGACATAACAGACAAGAGGGGGGTCTTTGCAGCAAAAACACTTGAAGGGAAAGTACTTAACATCCGTCCGCCGCGCTTAAAAGTGCCGGCGGTTAAAAATGCAGCCGGCTACTACAGCAAAGAGGGTGCCGACCTACTCGATCTTATTACAGGTTCGGAAGGAACTCTCGGGGTAATTACGAGAATCAAACTTAATGCGCTTCCGATTCCCGAAAAACTCCTTTCGTGTGTTGCATTTTTCAAAAATATCGATGACGCACTTCAATTTGTTTCTGAAAGCAGAGCCGAGGGGAGAGGAATTAACGGTGATCCGGAGATCGACCCTGTAACAAACACTTGTGGGTCCCTTTCCGCCCTTGAGTTTTTTGATGCAAATGCTCTGCTTTTCCTGAAAAATGATTATCCCAATATCCCTGAAAATATGGAGGCCGGCGTCTGGTTTGAAGTGGAGACGACAGAAAATACGCACGATGAAGTAACCGCATACTGGTTGAACAAACTTGAAAAATATCACTCGAGTCCTGAAGATGCATGGTACGCAGCCGACGACCAGGATGCTGCGAAAATAAAAGAGTTCAGACACGCAATCTCCTACAAGGTGAACGAATACATTACGCAAAACGGGTTTTATAAACTTGGTACAGATACAGCCGTGCCAGTCGCTGAGTTCGATGAATACTACAAATATTCCGTAAATCTGGTAAAAGAGAACGGACTTGATTATGTTGCCTACGGGCATTTTGGTGACTGCCACCTTCATCTGAACATGCTTCCAAAAAACGAGGAAGAATTTGCCAAAGGGAAAGAGATTTATCTTCAACTTTGCAAAAAAGCCGTGGAGTCAGGAGGAACCGTCTCAGCAGAACACGGAATTGGTAAGCTCAAAAAAGAATACCTCAAACTGATGTACGGGGAGTCCGGGATTGCCGAGATGAAACGGGTGAAAAGATATTTTGATCCATCCAACACTCTGAATATCGGAAACCTTTTTGACTGA